In Xenorhabdus poinarii G6, the following are encoded in one genomic region:
- the radC gene encoding RadC family protein yields MDSTVVERSDELHLNLLPREKLLAYGAVSLTDAELLAIFLRTGARGVPVVQMAEHLLKSFGSLYHLLSADYADFCAHKGMGLCKYVQLQAVAELAKRFFSSQFLHEDVMSSPTVTQHYLQDLLSWQDREVFVVLFLTNQNKVICYDEMFKGTINKVEVHPREIVKQAVKVNAASIILAHNHPSGDPEPSLADKVVTEKIIEACQLVGVKVLDHIVVGKQYCVSFMERGWI; encoded by the coding sequence ATGGATTCCACGGTCGTAGAACGAAGTGATGAATTGCATTTAAATCTTCTGCCCCGGGAGAAGTTACTGGCTTATGGTGCGGTTTCCCTAACAGATGCTGAATTACTGGCAATCTTTTTGCGAACGGGAGCCCGGGGTGTTCCTGTCGTACAAATGGCAGAGCATCTGTTGAAATCATTTGGTTCGCTTTATCATCTTTTGTCTGCTGATTACGCTGATTTTTGTGCGCATAAGGGGATGGGGTTATGCAAGTATGTGCAACTACAGGCAGTCGCTGAATTGGCAAAACGGTTTTTCTCCAGTCAGTTTCTCCACGAAGATGTCATGAGTAGCCCCACAGTCACTCAGCATTATTTGCAGGATTTATTATCCTGGCAAGACAGGGAAGTGTTTGTCGTACTATTTTTGACAAACCAGAATAAAGTCATTTGTTATGATGAAATGTTTAAAGGGACGATAAACAAAGTTGAAGTTCATCCGCGTGAAATTGTGAAACAAGCGGTTAAAGTGAATGCGGCATCCATCATTCTTGCCCATAATCATCCTTCCGGTGATCCAGAGCCTAGCCTGGCTGATAAAGTCGTGACAGAAAAAATTATTGAGGCTTGTCAGTTAGTGGGGGTCAAGGTTTTGGATCATATTGTTGTTGGCAAGCAATATTGTGTCTCATTTATGGAAAGAGGTTGGATTTGA
- the coaBC gene encoding bifunctional phosphopantothenoylcysteine decarboxylase/phosphopantothenate--cysteine ligase CoaBC, giving the protein MTGFSGKQRSDISLSDKRIILGISGGIAAYKAAELVRRLREHGAQVRVVMTPAAEAFITPLTLQAVSGHPVSDDLLDPTAEAAMGHIELAKWADLIILAPATADLLARLTAGMANDLVTTLCLASAAPIAVAPAMNQQMYRAPATQHNLKLLKARNVLIWGPDEGSQACGDVGPGRMLEPMAIVERAIQHFNTEQDFSGLSIMITAGPTREALDPVRFISNHSSGKMGFSIAQAAAARGADVTLIAGPVNLPTPPHVKRIDVSSALEMHEQVQATAASQNIFIGCAAVSDYRFKHISTEKIKKQGDEITFTLVKNPDIVASVAAMEKARPFVVGFAAETQNVEEYARGKLKQKHLDLICANDVSLAGHGFNSDTNALHLFWHDGSVHLPHSSKLQLSHRLLDEILKRYDEKNRR; this is encoded by the coding sequence ATGACAGGATTTTCCGGCAAACAACGTTCTGATATTTCGCTTTCCGATAAGCGAATCATCCTTGGCATAAGTGGCGGGATCGCCGCTTACAAAGCGGCCGAACTGGTACGCCGTTTACGTGAACACGGTGCTCAGGTACGCGTCGTTATGACTCCCGCAGCAGAAGCGTTTATCACACCACTGACCTTACAAGCCGTATCTGGTCATCCCGTCTCTGATGATCTTCTCGATCCTACAGCCGAAGCAGCCATGGGGCATATCGAACTGGCAAAATGGGCGGATTTAATCATTTTGGCTCCTGCTACCGCTGATTTACTGGCTCGCTTAACCGCCGGTATGGCGAATGATTTAGTCACCACCCTTTGTCTGGCTTCCGCTGCACCTATTGCTGTTGCGCCGGCAATGAACCAACAAATGTACCGTGCACCGGCAACCCAACATAACCTGAAACTATTGAAAGCGCGTAATGTGCTGATTTGGGGCCCCGATGAAGGCAGCCAGGCCTGTGGTGATGTTGGCCCCGGGAGAATGTTGGAACCTATGGCGATTGTTGAACGGGCGATACAACATTTCAATACCGAGCAAGATTTTTCTGGCCTAAGCATCATGATTACGGCAGGCCCTACTCGTGAAGCCCTAGATCCTGTTCGTTTCATCAGCAATCATAGCTCCGGTAAAATGGGCTTTTCCATTGCGCAAGCCGCAGCAGCGCGTGGCGCAGACGTGACATTAATCGCAGGCCCCGTGAATTTACCAACACCACCGCACGTCAAACGCATTGATGTCAGTAGTGCGTTGGAAATGCATGAACAGGTTCAAGCAACGGCGGCCTCACAAAATATCTTTATCGGTTGTGCTGCCGTATCTGACTACCGTTTTAAACACATTTCGACAGAGAAAATCAAAAAGCAAGGTGATGAAATCACATTTACACTGGTGAAAAATCCTGACATTGTAGCGAGCGTTGCCGCAATGGAAAAAGCACGTCCATTTGTCGTTGGATTTGCAGCCGAAACCCAGAATGTGGAAGAATACGCTCGCGGAAAACTCAAGCAAAAGCATCTGGACTTGATTTGCGCGAATGATGTATCCCTGGCTGGACATGGTTTCAACAGCGATACTAATGCATTACATCTATTCTGGCATGATGGCAGTGTTCATTTACCTCACAGTAGTAAATTACAACTCAGCCACCGCTTATTAGACGAGATACTCAAACGCTATGATGAAAAAAATCGACGTTAA
- the dut gene encoding dUTP diphosphatase, which produces MMKKIDVKILDPRIGQELPLPTYATPGSAGLDLRACLDNAVELAPGQTELLPTGIAIHIADEQLAAVILPRSGLGHKHGVVLGNLVGLIDSDYQGQLMVSVWNRGDKTFTIEPGERIAQMVFVPVVQAEFNLVDDFEVSQRGSGGFGHSGRQ; this is translated from the coding sequence ATGATGAAAAAAATCGACGTTAAAATCCTTGATCCCCGCATCGGGCAAGAACTTCCTTTACCGACTTATGCTACACCTGGCTCTGCGGGTTTAGATTTACGTGCTTGTCTGGATAATGCGGTGGAACTGGCTCCTGGGCAAACTGAATTGCTTCCAACTGGGATTGCCATCCATATTGCCGATGAACAACTGGCCGCCGTCATTCTTCCGCGCTCTGGCCTGGGCCACAAACATGGTGTTGTTCTGGGTAATTTAGTGGGACTTATTGACTCCGATTATCAAGGGCAATTAATGGTTTCTGTTTGGAACCGGGGTGATAAAACATTCACTATCGAACCGGGTGAACGCATCGCCCAAATGGTTTTTGTCCCGGTAGTCCAGGCTGAATTTAATTTAGTTGACGATTTTGAGGTGAGCCAACGCGGCAGTGGGGGTTTTGGCCATTCCGGTCGTCAATAA
- the slmA gene encoding nucleoid occlusion factor SlmA, translating into MAEKERTKKKNRREEILQALAHMLESSDGSQRITTAKLAANVGVSEAALYRHFPSKTRMFDSLIEFIEDSLISRINLILQDEKDTITRIRLILALLLGFAEKNPGLTRIMTGHALMFEQDRLQNRINQLFERIEMQLRQILKEKKIRDGQGFNYDETVLASQLLAFCEGMLSRFVRSEFRYRPTTEFEVRWPLILIQLK; encoded by the coding sequence ATGGCAGAAAAAGAACGGACAAAAAAGAAAAATAGACGCGAGGAAATCTTGCAGGCACTGGCACACATGCTGGAATCCAGTGATGGTAGCCAACGCATTACGACTGCAAAACTCGCCGCAAACGTTGGCGTTTCTGAAGCAGCTCTTTACCGTCATTTTCCGAGCAAAACCCGGATGTTTGACAGCTTAATTGAGTTTATTGAAGATTCCTTAATTTCACGCATCAATTTGATCCTGCAAGATGAAAAAGACACCATCACGCGCATTCGGCTCATCCTCGCGCTTCTGTTAGGTTTTGCGGAAAAGAATCCGGGGCTGACCCGTATCATGACCGGCCATGCGCTAATGTTCGAACAAGACCGATTGCAAAATCGCATCAACCAGCTATTTGAGCGCATTGAAATGCAGCTTCGGCAAATCTTGAAAGAGAAAAAAATCCGGGATGGACAAGGATTCAACTATGACGAAACCGTGTTGGCCTCACAATTACTGGCATTTTGTGAAGGGATGCTCTCCCGTTTTGTTCGTTCTGAATTTCGCTATCGTCCGACAACTGAATTTGAAGTACGATGGCCTTTAATATTGATCCAACTAAAATAA
- the pyrE gene encoding orotate phosphoribosyltransferase — protein sequence MKAYQREFIELALKKQVLKFGEFTLKSGRKSPYFFNAGLFNTGRDLALIGRFYAAALLDSGIKCDLLFGPAYKGIPIATTTAVALADQHAIDMPYCFNRKEAKDHGEGGSLVGSPLQGHVVVVDDVITAGTAIRESMEIIKQHGATLSGVILCLDRQERGRETLSAIQEVERDYDCQVFSIITLNDLVSYLRENPEMQSHLEAVEVYRKEYGI from the coding sequence ATGAAAGCCTATCAGCGCGAATTTATTGAGCTGGCACTGAAAAAACAGGTACTGAAATTTGGCGAATTTACGCTGAAATCTGGTCGCAAAAGTCCTTACTTTTTCAATGCGGGGCTGTTTAATACCGGGCGTGATTTGGCATTGATTGGTCGTTTTTATGCGGCAGCGTTGCTCGATAGCGGGATCAAGTGTGATTTGTTGTTTGGGCCGGCTTACAAAGGTATCCCGATTGCGACAACTACCGCAGTAGCATTGGCTGACCAGCATGCTATTGATATGCCTTATTGTTTTAATCGCAAGGAAGCCAAAGATCATGGTGAAGGTGGTTCGCTGGTTGGTAGCCCTCTGCAAGGTCATGTCGTGGTTGTCGATGATGTGATTACTGCGGGGACGGCGATTCGTGAATCAATGGAAATCATTAAGCAGCATGGGGCAACGCTATCTGGCGTGATTTTGTGTCTGGATCGTCAGGAACGCGGGCGTGAAACGCTTTCCGCCATTCAGGAAGTGGAACGTGACTACGATTGTCAGGTTTTCTCCATTATTACCTTGAATGATTTGGTGAGCTATTTGCGTGAAAACCCAGAAATGCAATCTCATCTGGAAGCTGTGGAAGTTTATCGTAAAGAATACGGTATTTGA
- the rph gene encoding ribonuclease PH — translation MSLVGKRPAGRAAGQVRPIKMTRHYTKHAEGSVLVEFGDTKVLCNASVEEGIPRFLKGQGQGWITAEYGMLPRATNSRNAREAARGKQTGRTMEIQRLIARSLRAAVDLKKLGEFTITLDCDVIQADGGTRTAAISGACVALVDALNKLVTDGKLKASPLKAMVAAVSVGIVEGEGRCDLEYVEDSVAETDMNVVMMDDGRMIEVQGTAEGEPFSHDELLSLLSLAKEGLETIFAAQRDALEQESLN, via the coding sequence ATGAGCTTAGTAGGAAAGCGTCCAGCGGGAAGAGCGGCAGGGCAGGTGCGTCCTATTAAAATGACCCGTCATTACACCAAACATGCGGAAGGCTCTGTGTTGGTGGAATTTGGGGATACTAAAGTGTTGTGTAATGCCTCCGTTGAAGAAGGAATTCCACGTTTTCTTAAAGGTCAGGGGCAGGGCTGGATCACGGCTGAATACGGTATGTTGCCACGGGCAACCAACAGCCGTAACGCCCGAGAAGCTGCCAGAGGTAAGCAAACCGGGCGCACGATGGAAATCCAGCGTTTGATTGCCCGCTCATTGCGTGCTGCGGTCGATTTGAAAAAGTTAGGTGAGTTTACCATTACGTTGGATTGTGATGTGATTCAAGCGGATGGTGGAACCCGTACTGCTGCCATTTCTGGTGCCTGTGTTGCGTTGGTTGATGCTCTGAATAAGCTGGTCACGGACGGTAAATTGAAGGCAAGCCCATTAAAAGCGATGGTCGCTGCAGTATCCGTTGGGATCGTTGAAGGTGAAGGGCGTTGCGATCTGGAATATGTCGAAGACTCTGTGGCAGAAACTGATATGAATGTCGTCATGATGGATGACGGCAGAATGATTGAAGTGCAGGGTACAGCAGAAGGTGAACCGTTCAGTCATGATGAGTTGCTTTCTTTGCTCTCATTGGCCAAAGAGGGATTGGAAACCATTTTCGCCGCGCAGAGAGATGCGTTAGAACAAGAATCATTAAATTAA
- a CDS encoding YicC/YloC family endoribonuclease: MIRSMTAFARRDIKGDWGNAAWELRSVNQRYLETYIRLPEQLRSLEPVIRERIRSRLTRGKVECNLRFELDIQSQSSLLLNEKLAKQLVEAANWVKLQSGEGEINPVDILRWPGVMSAEEQNLDAISTQLLAELELALDTFIQSRETEGQALKALIEQRLDAVTVGVAKVREQMPAILQWQRERLQTKLDDAQIQLDNNRLEQELILLAQRIDVAEELDRLDAHVKETRNILKKKEAVGRRLDFMMQEFNRESNTLASKSINADVTNTAIELKVLIEQMREQIQNIE, encoded by the coding sequence ATGATCCGTAGTATGACTGCTTTTGCACGGCGAGATATCAAAGGAGATTGGGGAAATGCGGCATGGGAACTGCGTTCTGTCAATCAACGTTACCTGGAAACCTATATTCGCCTGCCAGAACAACTCAGAAGCCTTGAACCCGTTATCCGCGAGCGCATTCGTTCCCGACTGACGCGCGGTAAAGTGGAATGTAACCTGCGTTTTGAGCTGGATATCCAGTCTCAAAGTTCCTTACTTCTGAATGAAAAACTGGCAAAACAACTGGTTGAAGCAGCCAACTGGGTTAAGTTGCAAAGCGGTGAAGGCGAAATCAATCCGGTGGATATTCTCCGCTGGCCGGGAGTAATGTCTGCTGAAGAGCAGAATTTGGATGCCATCAGCACACAGTTGCTGGCGGAATTGGAGCTGGCACTCGATACCTTTATTCAGAGTCGCGAGACGGAAGGGCAAGCACTTAAAGCACTGATTGAACAGCGTTTGGATGCTGTGACTGTCGGTGTGGCTAAAGTCCGTGAACAAATGCCAGCCATCCTGCAATGGCAACGTGAACGTTTACAAACCAAATTGGACGATGCACAAATTCAGTTGGATAATAACCGTCTGGAGCAGGAGCTGATTTTATTAGCGCAACGGATTGATGTAGCAGAAGAATTAGATCGTCTGGACGCTCACGTTAAAGAGACACGTAATATTCTGAAGAAAAAAGAGGCTGTTGGCCGCCGATTAGATTTTATGATGCAAGAATTTAACCGCGAATCAAACACATTAGCCTCAAAATCAATTAATGCAGATGTGACCAACACGGCCATTGAATTGAAGGTACTAATTGAACAGATGCGCGAACAAATTCAAAATATTGAATAG
- a CDS encoding tyrosine-type recombinase/integrase, translating into MPKLTDKQIRAWIKSGERFEGKTDGNGLYLSYRENYKHPVWRFRYKFAGKRRSVLLGSYIDISLAKAREITKELSARVSLGYDVAMEKQERKAEALAKIEAEKNAIKVSDLAAEYFKRQILPRWKHPDILRRRIDKDINPRIGDMNIEDVKPRHIDEMLKSIVDRGAPTIATDVLRWVRRIFDYGIRRQLIDVNPCSAFEVADAGGKEVSRDRWLTREELIIVLRAFRASTISRQNEISFKILLALCLRKMELCAARWEEFDFANGVWHFPAERSKNGDAVDIPLCPQVIDWFMELKPMACSSQYVLPARKMQHRMIPHIQETTLPVALAKVRRELPPSIPNFTIHDFRRTARTHLAALGVDPFVAERCLNHRIKGVEGIYNRHDYFDERKAALARWCDFLVALEKGENYNVTPINKNVTRK; encoded by the coding sequence ATGCCAAAACTTACAGACAAACAGATTAGGGCATGGATAAAGTCAGGGGAAAGGTTCGAAGGTAAAACGGACGGTAACGGCTTATATCTGAGCTACAGAGAAAACTATAAACACCCAGTTTGGCGTTTCAGATATAAGTTTGCAGGTAAACGCAGATCTGTATTGCTTGGTTCGTATATTGATATATCTCTTGCTAAGGCCAGAGAGATAACAAAAGAATTATCAGCCCGCGTATCTCTGGGCTATGACGTTGCTATGGAGAAACAAGAACGCAAAGCTGAAGCACTGGCAAAAATTGAGGCTGAAAAAAATGCTATCAAAGTTTCAGATCTAGCAGCCGAATACTTCAAACGCCAGATACTTCCTCGTTGGAAACATCCCGACATATTGCGTAGGCGTATCGATAAGGATATTAATCCACGCATCGGTGATATGAATATCGAGGATGTTAAACCCCGTCATATTGATGAAATGCTAAAGAGCATCGTCGACAGGGGTGCACCAACTATAGCTACAGATGTTCTACGATGGGTCAGACGTATATTTGATTATGGTATCAGACGTCAACTCATTGATGTAAATCCCTGTTCAGCATTCGAGGTTGCTGATGCTGGTGGGAAAGAAGTATCACGCGATAGATGGCTAACCAGAGAAGAATTAATCATTGTGCTGAGGGCGTTCAGAGCGTCCACAATCAGCCGTCAGAATGAAATCAGCTTTAAGATATTGCTAGCTCTATGCTTGCGCAAAATGGAGCTATGCGCTGCTCGTTGGGAGGAGTTCGATTTTGCTAATGGAGTTTGGCATTTCCCGGCAGAACGAAGCAAGAACGGTGATGCAGTAGATATTCCTCTATGCCCACAAGTTATCGATTGGTTTATGGAATTAAAACCAATGGCCTGTAGTAGCCAATACGTTCTACCAGCAAGAAAAATGCAACACCGCATGATTCCACATATCCAAGAAACCACCCTACCCGTTGCACTTGCCAAAGTAAGACGAGAACTACCGCCTAGCATACCTAATTTCACCATTCACGACTTTAGACGAACCGCCAGAACCCACTTAGCCGCTTTAGGTGTCGATCCATTTGTTGCCGAACGTTGCTTAAATCATCGTATAAAAGGTGTTGAAGGTATTTATAACAGGCATGATTATTTTGATGAACGGAAAGCAGCATTAGCCAGATGGTGTGATTTTCTGGTGGCACTGGAGAAAGGTGAAAATTACAACGTGACTCCAATAAATAAAAATGTGACGAGGAAATAA
- a CDS encoding IS701 family transposase, whose amino-acid sequence MPSPAKIWEQALQALHARLAPLFHSTGPRQRSLAYLRGLLSDVERKNSWQLAEWMGESSPDGIQYLLERADWDVEMARDILRDYVTEHLGDEQGVLILDETGFIKKGTHSAGVQRQYSGTAGRVENSQIGVFLCYAGHGGHAFIDRALYLPRQWTDDRARCEAAGIPASVTFATKPQLARQMLERTWDAGVPCRWVTADEVYGRDRRLRVWLESRYQPFVLAIPCNTPLWWRGPEYMRADRIADTLTAADWKTRSAGTGTKGEREYDWAVVPLWRLQLSEEERRYGHYLLVRRSRDSRQERAYYVVYALREQADLNTLVQVAGCRWEIESGFKEIKGKCGLDHYEVRRWQSWHRHITLSLLAHAVLAVLRVQEKKKHR is encoded by the coding sequence ATGCCATCCCCTGCCAAAATCTGGGAACAGGCGCTACAGGCATTACATGCCCGTCTGGCTCCCTTATTTCACTCTACCGGCCCGCGACAACGCAGCCTCGCCTATCTTCGGGGATTGCTCAGTGATGTTGAACGTAAGAATAGCTGGCAACTGGCTGAATGGATGGGGGAAAGTTCCCCCGATGGCATTCAATATTTGCTGGAACGCGCTGACTGGGATGTCGAGATGGCCCGCGATATCCTGCGGGATTATGTCACCGAACATTTGGGCGATGAACAGGGAGTTCTTATCCTTGATGAAACCGGTTTTATCAAAAAAGGGACCCATTCTGCCGGGGTACAGCGTCAGTATAGTGGGACCGCTGGACGGGTAGAAAACAGCCAGATAGGCGTCTTTCTATGTTACGCCGGCCACGGCGGGCATGCTTTTATTGACCGGGCCTTATACCTGCCCCGCCAATGGACCGATGACCGTGCCCGCTGTGAAGCCGCGGGTATCCCGGCCAGTGTCACGTTTGCAACGAAACCCCAGTTAGCCCGGCAGATGCTGGAACGGACATGGGATGCCGGCGTGCCCTGTCGCTGGGTGACCGCGGATGAAGTGTATGGCCGTGACCGTCGTCTGAGGGTCTGGCTGGAATCCCGATACCAACCCTTTGTGTTAGCCATTCCCTGCAATACCCCCTTATGGTGGCGAGGGCCAGAGTATATGCGTGCTGACCGGATTGCCGATACGTTGACTGCCGCTGACTGGAAAACACGGTCAGCGGGAACGGGAACAAAAGGTGAGCGTGAGTATGACTGGGCTGTTGTGCCATTATGGCGTTTACAGCTCAGTGAAGAGGAGCGGCGTTATGGTCATTATCTGTTGGTTCGCCGCAGCCGGGATAGTAGACAGGAACGGGCTTACTATGTGGTGTATGCCTTGCGAGAACAGGCGGATCTTAATACGCTGGTTCAGGTGGCGGGTTGTCGCTGGGAAATTGAAAGTGGCTTTAAGGAAATCAAAGGGAAATGTGGACTGGATCACTACGAAGTGCGGCGATGGCAGAGTTGGCACCGGCATATTACCTTGTCGTTACTGGCCCATGCAGTCCTCGCGGTTCTGCGGGTACAGGAGAAAAAAAAACACCGGTAG
- a CDS encoding IS1 family transposase (programmed frameshift), which yields MATVEVKCRFCNQIKAVKKHGKGKGGHPRYRCFSCHRTFQLDYSYRACHAGIKEQIVDLAMNNSGIRDTARALHISINAVVRTPKKLRPRWVTALPLDNLEIQLVCEVDEMWSFVGNKKQQRWLWYAWEPRLKRIIAHTFGRRNKKTLKKLLKKLARFNVAFWCTDNLNAYNMLQTNKHLIGKSFTQRIERENLTLRNRIKRLNRKTLGYSKSPEMHDKVIGTFIEREYYI from the exons GTGGCAACAGTGGAAGTAAAATGCCGATTTTGCAACCAAATAAAAGCGGTGAAAAAGCATGGTAAAGGGAAAGGGGGTCACCCGCGTTATCGTTGTTTCTCCTGTCATCGCACTTTCCAACTGGATTATTCTTATCGCGCCTGTCATGCCGGGATAAAAGAACAAATCGTTGATCTTGCCATGAATAATTCAGGTATTCGTGATACCGCACGGGCATTACACATCAGTATTAATGCTGTTGTTCGCACCC CTAAAAAACTCCGCCCAAGATGGGTAACAGCACTGCCACTGGATAATTTGGAAATTCAGTTGGTCTGTGAAGTTGACGAGATGTGGTCTTTTGTCGGCAATAAAAAACAACAACGTTGGTTATGGTATGCTTGGGAGCCCCGTCTGAAACGTATCATTGCTCATACCTTTGGAAGGCGGAATAAGAAAACGCTGAAGAAGCTATTGAAAAAACTCGCTCGATTCAACGTAGCTTTCTGGTGTACAGATAATTTAAATGCTTACAATATGTTACAAACGAATAAACACCTCATCGGGAAAAGTTTCACGCAACGGATCGAGCGTGAAAATCTCACTCTTCGTAATCGAATTAAGCGATTAAACCGCAAAACATTGGGTTATTCAAAATCGCCGGAAATGCATGATAAAGTCATCGGGACTTTTATCGAAAGAGAATATTATATTTAG
- a CDS encoding DUF6575 domain-containing protein — MELFASYPTFGKLRIINVYLEFDGPKIFYAENESGSTFFVYWVGDEATSENWYVIPCSKAKIIAFEKKQLNLKTILEQQEQDYFYDVKLPFSSSKELIVNFKHKNEISEIKLPKENVFVKSIKIYSPSILENDLIPTHELIVSKTNKKSKKNVLLEHMSLVCDRFSELVFGFNKSHDIISSLQPLNARYGSFAISLHAENLTKFEEFLAKASELMIHKKDIISFLEEWDIDIKVFLNLLKAIEHSSIDFELRSSAEPDKIIKIYKIDAEIYLSRLKKRALTYISSIKVPQGNDIEKVFKLIDLKWNNEPVNAISLSVKPRLVAYYRQSAHILGFVEYNGELTPQGQRIALSDSNTKYRITANAFEASECAWAWINHFDLINIAEIDPNTAKDFLTERCPTLSGKTITRRANTLSSWWKQLKPHYLDAKSFNDERHPKNEV, encoded by the coding sequence ATGGAATTATTCGCTAGTTATCCAACATTTGGTAAACTAAGAATAATAAATGTTTACCTCGAGTTTGATGGTCCAAAAATTTTCTATGCTGAAAATGAAAGCGGCTCAACCTTCTTTGTATATTGGGTTGGCGATGAAGCAACTTCCGAAAATTGGTATGTAATTCCGTGTTCAAAAGCTAAAATAATAGCTTTTGAAAAAAAACAATTAAATCTAAAAACAATACTTGAACAACAGGAACAAGACTATTTTTACGACGTTAAATTGCCATTCTCTTCCAGCAAAGAGCTGATTGTTAATTTTAAACACAAAAATGAAATATCAGAGATAAAACTTCCTAAGGAAAATGTTTTTGTAAAAAGTATAAAAATTTATTCTCCTAGCATTCTTGAAAATGATCTCATCCCAACACATGAGTTAATTGTATCTAAAACAAATAAGAAATCTAAGAAAAATGTTTTATTAGAACATATGAGCCTTGTTTGTGATAGGTTTAGTGAACTAGTATTTGGCTTTAACAAATCACATGATATTATTAGTAGCTTACAACCCTTAAATGCAAGGTATGGTTCTTTTGCAATTTCTCTTCATGCAGAAAACTTGACGAAATTCGAAGAATTTTTGGCGAAAGCATCAGAGTTAATGATCCATAAAAAAGATATCATTTCCTTCTTAGAAGAATGGGATATAGATATTAAAGTTTTCCTAAATTTATTAAAAGCAATAGAACACTCAAGCATTGATTTTGAACTGCGCTCTTCGGCAGAACCAGATAAAATCATAAAAATATACAAGATTGATGCAGAGATATATTTATCGCGCCTAAAGAAAAGAGCTCTTACATATATTTCATCAATCAAAGTTCCTCAAGGAAATGATATTGAAAAAGTGTTCAAACTTATTGACTTAAAATGGAATAATGAACCAGTAAATGCTATATCATTAAGTGTTAAACCAAGACTAGTTGCTTATTATAGACAATCTGCTCATATACTTGGATTTGTTGAGTATAATGGTGAGTTAACACCTCAGGGGCAAAGAATTGCTCTGTCAGATAGCAACACAAAATATAGGATTACCGCTAATGCCTTTGAAGCCAGTGAATGTGCATGGGCATGGATAAATCACTTTGATTTAATTAATATTGCTGAGATTGACCCCAATACTGCTAAGGATTTCCTGACTGAACGCTGCCCAACCTTATCTGGCAAAACAATTACCCGTAGAGCAAATACTCTATCATCGTGGTGGAAACAGCTCAAGCCACATTATTTAGATGCCAAATCTTTTAATGATGAAAGACATCCAAAAAACGAAGTCTGA